The Clostridia bacterium sequence CATCAACCAGAAACCCCAGGGGAATATTACAGGCTTCCGCGATTGCTTTTACTACCGGGAATGTAGGGTATGTCCTGCCTGATTCTATATCGCCCATATAGCTTCTGGAAATACCTATTTTTTGTGCTAAAAGCTGCTGAGTAAGCTTTATACCTTCTTTTTTGGAAAATATCGAGCGGGCCGACTTAATTCTGTTACCCAATTCTTTCTTATCCACTATCATCACTCCAGCTATATCTTTATTTCTTATTTATTAATATTATATTCACTCATCATTATTATACGAATATAACGTCAAAACGTCAAACCATATTTAGAAAAAATAAGAAATTGGGAGAAAAATTTGGATAATAAATGCAAAATGACGTTAATAACGTCATTTTGCATTTGATGAATAGGAACATTTGGTATATATTCATCATATGCATAAGTTCAGCTATACCGTTCCCGGTCAGGTAGACCTGAAAGAATTGTGCAGAATGTGGAATTTATACAGGTAAAAAGGCAGGTTACAGAAAGATTGGTTGGAATCAGTATGAGCTTTTTACTAACACATCATGGATTATTATGTATGGTTACTTTTTTGCTGTTAGTATCGAGGTAGAGCATGGAACTTGGAAATGGAGGGAGTTATTTGAGTAAAATGAGAGAGACGGAAGTGCTGTTGAGGGGTTATAAACTTAACAAGGAAAGAATTATTTTTCTTGAAAATCAGCTTAAAAGATTGACCCCGGAATCACATGAAGATTATATTGAATATAGAATGTACGAACATGGATACTCTGGGGCATCACCCATGTTTGTCATGGAAAACGGTATAGAGGTTGCAAAACTTAATAAAGTTGAGTCTACAGCTTGTGAATACCGCAGGAAATGTGAAACTGAATACAGGGATGCTAATAAAGAAATGGAAAAAGAATTAAAGAAATTAAGATTCAATACTTCTATTATTGAAGAAAGTATAGAAGTCCTTAATAGAATAAATGCTAAATATAAAATAATTATAGAAAGCTACTATATTAATAATGTAAGAATGGAAGATGTTGCTGATTCCATACATATAGGCCGCAGTAGGTGCTATGTGCTTTGTAAGGAAGCGCTGAAATATATGGCCAGAGTCATTTTCGGCAGTCAGGCAGCGGTGTAAGTCAGAAACAGATATTTTTAGTCTTGAAGAGTGGAAATAAAGTGGACAAAAAAAGGACAAATTCAGGACGACAAATGGACATATTTTTGTTAGACTTGAAAATGTGATAATTTAAATTTTGATAAAGCTCCTGCGAAAAAACGCAGGAGTTTTATTATGCAAAAAAGTCAGGGGGTATCCTTATGTCAGAGATTAAGCGTGCAACTCTTCAGGCCGGTAAAAGGAATGCAGAGGGGCATGGACAGAAACTGCTGCAAAAGAATATGAATGAACTTCCAAAAACAATGGAGGAATTGAAAGCAGTAATTCAGATTGAAGGTGACCGGAGAGTAACCCAGGCACTGAAAACAGCGGGAATGAAGTGGCGGCATAAGTTTTTGGGAAAACTTGCTGCAGAGAGGAATGAAGCGGAAAGACTTGCAAATCTGACTGCCGAAAACAAAGTAAAGGAAGTATTGGAGAAATACAGGGCAGTTCTTGAAGAAAAAGAAAGGGCCATAAAAAATAAGGAACTTGAGATTAAGATAATGGGCTTTTTGTCTGAAAACAAATTACCGTTGGAGCTAAAAGGATTTGTGATATCACAGGATGAAGAAACTTCACTTAATAGAGCAGAAGAACTTTGCAGGATATGGAACAGGAGGATGCAGGAGCATATAGTGCCTGCAGAAGGTGAGATTATCTGCAAAAAGGGCTTTAGTCCATCATGACGGAGGTACACAATGATTAATGTGGAAAGAATTATTGAGAACATAGTGCAAGTATTAAGCCAGAAATATCCTGCTTTTAGTTTTTATTTGCACAGCATACCTGAGAATATCAGTGGGCCGTCATTTAACATATATCTGGACACTGACAGGTCTGAAGATAATAACCGCTTTCAGACCAATGAAATCACATCTATAGGTATTGTCTATTATTCTCCGGCTCAAGAACAGCCGGGTGACGGGTTATCACCCATAAGTGTCTATAGTGGAATGAAAAATATATTCAGAAAAGGATATTTTGTAGTTGACGACCGCACTCTCAAGGTTGCTTTGATTAGGGGAGGCAAACAGAATAACACTATATACCTTATTGTAAAGTTTGTCTATAGTGATGACAGACCTTGCAATGAGGAAGCAAACGAATTAATTGGAGAGGTAAATATAAAATAATCAGGAGGTATAAATTATGTCTTTAGGATTACCACAAGTATTAATAACTTTTAAGAATAAGGCCGCTTCTGCTATTACAAGAGGGAGCAGGGGTGTAGTAGCTATAGTACTGAAGGATGATTCAGTAGCATCTGGAATATCGGTTGCAGAGGTAAATGATGTGACTGAAATTCCACAGTCATTCTCCGAAACGAATAAAGATTATGTCCAGATAGCATTAACCGGGGGGGCCAAGGCGCCAAAGAAAATCATAACTGTGTCTATCCCCACAAATTCAACGAATTATACTGAAGCGCTAAATACCCTTGAGACAAGGAAATTTGACTATCTTGCCGTACCGGGAATCACCAGTGCCGATGCATCTGTGGTTGCGTCCTGGGTAAAAGGCCTGAGAGACAACAAGGATATCAAGGTAAAAGCTGTTTTGCCGGATACTGCTGCAGATCATGAAGGAGTAATCAACTTTTCCACCACAGATGTCGAAGTAGGAGGGAAAAAGTATACAACTTCGCAATTTACAGCCAGGATAGCGGGATTGCTGGCAGGGACACCTTTGAATTTATCAGCAACCTTTTGGCCTTTGCCAGAAGTGACAAACGTGCCAAGGCTGACCAAAACCCAGTACGACGAAGCAATAGCAGCCGGAAAGTTTGTGCTTTACCATGATGGTGAAAAGGTGAAGGTTGCAAGGGCTGTAAACAGCCTTGTTTCTACTACTGCTGATAAGGGAGAGGACTTTAAAAAAATAAAGATGATTGACATTATGGATTTAAGGCATGATGATATTAAGAAAACTGTTGAGGATTCATATATAGGTAAATACCCAAATAGTTACGATAACAAGCTTTTACTCGTAACTGCAATCAAAGGTTATGATGAAGGGTTGGAAAACGACGGGCTGCTTGATCCTTCATTTAAGAACAACACAGGTATAGACGTGGCAGCACAGAAAAACTACCTTATGAGCATAGGTACGGATACTTCGGCTATGACCGAGCAGCAGATCAAGGAAGCCAATACTCATGACAAGGTTTTCCTGCAGAGTAATATCAAGATCCTTGATGCTATTGAAGACTTCAAACTTACTACTATAATATAAGGAGCGTGATATAAATGGCTATTGAAACCAAAAGGGTAATAAACGGTACTTACGGGCAGGTCTGGCTAAATGATTCCGAAGTGATGGAAGCATATGCACTCCAGGCAAAAGTAGAAAAAAAGAAAGAAGAAATAAGTATTTGCGGAAGAGCAGGCACAGAATCAAAGATGGTAGGGTTCAACGGAAAAGGAACTCTTAAAATCAGGAAGGTGTCTTCCAGAATGGGAAGGCTTCTGGCTGAAGGCTTGAGAAAAGGACAGGATACCCGTTTCCAAATCATAAGCAAGCTTGCTGACCCTGACAGTTTTGGGGCAGAAAGGATATTGTTGAAAAATGTATCCTTCGATGACCTTACGCTGGCTGATTGGGAGGCTGCAAAAGCAGGATCAACAGATATTCCGTTTACCTTCTCGGATTTTGAGTATATGGACAGCATAGAAGGGTAAGAAAAATGGGGGATTGGCCGGCAAAGCCGATCCCTTGATATTTACAGAACACATTCAGATGGGGAAGGATTATAACTTTTCTGCAATTTTATAACTTTTACAGGAGGAATAAACACATGAATATTACAGAAATGCTTTTGGCAAATGACATAAGCGAGTTCAGGCTGCCGGAAAAGGAATTGGAAATAAAGAGGCTTAGCGGGCTTTATAAGCAGCCTTTCATTATAAGGTTCCGTGCCATCAGGCCTGACGAGGAGGAAGAGATACAGCGGGACTGCATGACCATCACTAAGGATGGAGTAGATGTAGACTCTTCAAAGATGAAATATATGACCGCAGCAAAATGTATCATTGATCCTGATACTAAAAACAAGGAATTGCAAAAGAAATTTGGTGCGCCTAATTACATGGAGCTGCTCAAAAAATTGTTTCTTATAGGAGAAATCACTGCTGTGTATGATGAGATACAGGAAATCAGCGGCTATGGGAAAAACAAGGTTGAAGAAGTAAAAAACTCATAAGCAGGGATAGGTTGACTTATCTCTG is a genomic window containing:
- a CDS encoding DUF4355 domain-containing protein, translating into MSEIKRATLQAGKRNAEGHGQKLLQKNMNELPKTMEELKAVIQIEGDRRVTQALKTAGMKWRHKFLGKLAAERNEAERLANLTAENKVKEVLEKYRAVLEEKERAIKNKELEIKIMGFLSENKLPLELKGFVISQDEETSLNRAEELCRIWNRRMQEHIVPAEGEIICKKGFSPS
- a CDS encoding phage tail sheath subtilisin-like domain-containing protein — its product is MSLGLPQVLITFKNKAASAITRGSRGVVAIVLKDDSVASGISVAEVNDVTEIPQSFSETNKDYVQIALTGGAKAPKKIITVSIPTNSTNYTEALNTLETRKFDYLAVPGITSADASVVASWVKGLRDNKDIKVKAVLPDTAADHEGVINFSTTDVEVGGKKYTTSQFTARIAGLLAGTPLNLSATFWPLPEVTNVPRLTKTQYDEAIAAGKFVLYHDGEKVKVARAVNSLVSTTADKGEDFKKIKMIDIMDLRHDDIKKTVEDSYIGKYPNSYDNKLLLVTAIKGYDEGLENDGLLDPSFKNNTGIDVAAQKNYLMSIGTDTSAMTEQQIKEANTHDKVFLQSNIKILDAIEDFKLTTII
- a CDS encoding phage tail tube protein — encoded protein: MAIETKRVINGTYGQVWLNDSEVMEAYALQAKVEKKKEEISICGRAGTESKMVGFNGKGTLKIRKVSSRMGRLLAEGLRKGQDTRFQIISKLADPDSFGAERILLKNVSFDDLTLADWEAAKAGSTDIPFTFSDFEYMDSIEG